From Streptomyces sp. NBC_00775, one genomic window encodes:
- a CDS encoding helix-turn-helix domain-containing protein: protein MSPNSSILEPEQVRGTLYTTDSVPAHRRRAYWREALSRTFGAVDMTVPDEVYSGTIRTAPLGRLQAVTVEGDCLSALRTRRLVAQGSEDEYVVVKLLDTGVARIEQDGREALLGPGDVFVYDMARPVRLSLPQSFRTKSLVLHRDVLGLSESEMAHVTASPLGPDTPLGALLSPFLAGLVDDAGTYPPRTNELMARSVVDLLGVLADERLGRTSTDTPGGNRALLLRIQAFIDRHIADPDLTPQAIARAHQISLRYLHKLFESEDATVGRYIQRRRLEECRRDLARHAHGSTIAAVAHRWGFISAAHFSRVFRAAYGLSPREWRDTKGLMPHPLSPTQLIDT from the coding sequence ATGTCGCCGAATTCCTCGATACTGGAGCCCGAGCAGGTCCGGGGCACCCTCTACACCACGGATTCGGTGCCCGCCCACCGCAGACGGGCGTACTGGCGCGAAGCCCTGTCCCGGACATTCGGCGCCGTGGACATGACCGTCCCGGACGAGGTGTATTCCGGCACGATCCGCACGGCACCGCTCGGCCGCCTCCAGGCAGTTACCGTGGAGGGCGACTGCCTGTCCGCCCTGCGAACTCGCCGACTCGTCGCGCAGGGCAGCGAAGACGAGTACGTGGTCGTCAAACTGCTGGACACAGGAGTCGCCCGAATCGAGCAGGACGGCCGCGAAGCGCTCCTCGGGCCGGGGGATGTTTTCGTCTATGACATGGCGCGCCCCGTTCGGCTGAGCCTTCCCCAGTCCTTCCGGACGAAGTCCCTCGTCCTGCACAGAGACGTTCTGGGCCTGAGCGAGTCCGAGATGGCTCACGTCACGGCCTCCCCACTCGGCCCCGACACCCCCCTGGGCGCGCTGCTGTCGCCCTTCCTGGCCGGGCTCGTGGACGACGCGGGAACCTACCCGCCACGCACCAACGAGCTGATGGCCCGCAGTGTCGTGGACCTGCTCGGTGTGCTGGCCGACGAGCGGCTTGGCCGGACGAGCACGGACACGCCCGGAGGGAACCGGGCACTGCTGCTGCGAATTCAGGCGTTCATCGACCGTCACATCGCGGACCCCGACCTGACCCCGCAGGCCATCGCCCGAGCCCACCAAATATCCCTGCGCTATCTGCACAAGCTGTTCGAGAGCGAAGACGCCACTGTCGGCCGGTACATCCAACGACGTCGACTGGAGGAGTGCCGGCGTGATCTGGCGCGCCACGCACATGGCTCCACGATCGCCGCGGTGGCGCACCGATGGGGCTTCATCAGTGCCGCGCATTTCAGCCGGGTGTTCCGGGCCGCCTACGGGTTGTCCCCCCGTGAATGGCGCGACACCAAAGGCCTGATGCCGCACCCCCTGTCACCCACGCAGCTCATCGACACCTGA
- a CDS encoding sugar ABC transporter substrate-binding protein, translating to MISPARPPARRIAALLGTVALILAATGCGGGTGTGSATGKVTSITALDYYTDEPEHAQWGELLTACGKKVGVTVEHTSVPGASLVPKVLQQASSRTLPDLLMLDNPDVQQIAQSGALTPLDQYGIDSSGFAKGILSAGTYKGKVYGLAPNVSTIALFYNKDMLSKAGVTVPRTWDELKAAAAKLTRPGRYGMAVDANATFEGTWQFLPFLWSNGGDEKQLDTPQAAQALKLWVDLVKSGSMSKSVLNWTQADVHDQFVAGRTAMMINGPWRIPALNKDKNLHWGVTPIPVPQTGQTPVTPLGGEVWTVPQSASKARQQKAAQVLACLNESTNMLTLAKQHFTVPSRSTVASQYAEQVPSMAAFVKSVEAARARTSELGVKWPKAATGIYTAIQSALTGEQTPEEALRHAQQIATGS from the coding sequence ATGATCTCACCGGCCAGACCGCCGGCGCGGCGGATCGCCGCCCTCCTGGGCACCGTCGCCCTGATTCTGGCTGCCACCGGGTGCGGTGGCGGAACCGGCACCGGATCCGCCACAGGCAAGGTCACCTCGATCACCGCACTTGACTATTACACCGACGAACCTGAACACGCTCAATGGGGCGAGTTGCTCACCGCCTGCGGCAAGAAGGTCGGCGTAACGGTCGAGCACACAAGCGTTCCGGGGGCGTCGCTCGTCCCCAAGGTCCTTCAGCAGGCATCGTCGCGGACCCTGCCCGACCTGCTGATGCTGGACAACCCCGACGTGCAGCAGATCGCGCAGTCCGGCGCGCTGACCCCGCTGGACCAGTACGGCATCGACTCCAGCGGCTTCGCCAAGGGCATCCTGTCGGCGGGCACCTACAAGGGAAAGGTGTACGGGCTGGCGCCCAACGTCAGCACGATCGCCCTCTTCTACAACAAGGACATGCTCTCCAAGGCCGGCGTCACCGTGCCGAGGACCTGGGACGAGCTGAAGGCTGCGGCGGCCAAGCTGACCCGCCCGGGGCGCTACGGCATGGCGGTCGACGCGAACGCCACTTTTGAGGGCACCTGGCAGTTCCTGCCCTTCCTGTGGTCCAACGGCGGAGACGAGAAGCAGTTGGACACCCCGCAGGCCGCGCAGGCACTCAAGCTGTGGGTCGACCTGGTGAAGAGCGGATCCATGTCGAAGTCGGTGCTGAACTGGACGCAGGCCGACGTCCACGATCAGTTCGTCGCCGGCAGGACGGCCATGATGATCAACGGCCCCTGGCGGATCCCCGCCCTGAACAAAGACAAGAACCTGCACTGGGGGGTGACCCCCATCCCCGTCCCGCAGACGGGGCAGACCCCTGTCACACCGCTCGGCGGTGAGGTGTGGACGGTCCCGCAGAGCGCTTCCAAGGCCCGGCAGCAAAAGGCGGCCCAGGTCCTCGCCTGCCTGAACGAGTCCACGAACATGCTCACCCTGGCCAAGCAGCACTTCACCGTGCCCTCCCGCTCCACGGTGGCCTCCCAGTACGCCGAGCAGGTGCCGTCGATGGCTGCCTTCGTCAAAAGCGTTGAAGCGGCACGGGCCCGTACCAGCGAACTCGGCGTCAAGTGGCCCAAAGCGGCGACCGGGATCTACACCGCGATCCAGTCCGCGCTCACGGGCGAGCAGACACCGGAGGAAGCGCTCAGACATGCGCAGCAGATCGCGACCGGTTCCTGA
- a CDS encoding SsgA family sporulation/cell division regulator yields the protein MNQPLPSVMCMVTVHVRVPDELPAPLPAELHYDMTDPYAVRLSLGAPAARPVDWVFARSLLTEGLRRTTGTGDVLVIPPHRCQPGSVRIVLRSAAGHALVDIAASAVAAFLQRTVSLVPPGTESLHIDMDRALAELTGRQD from the coding sequence ATGAACCAGCCTCTTCCCTCGGTCATGTGCATGGTGACGGTGCACGTCCGTGTCCCGGACGAGCTGCCCGCCCCGCTGCCCGCGGAGCTGCACTACGACATGACCGACCCCTACGCCGTCCGACTTTCCCTCGGCGCACCCGCGGCCAGACCCGTGGACTGGGTGTTCGCCCGCTCACTGCTCACGGAGGGCCTGCGCCGGACCACCGGTACCGGGGACGTGCTGGTGATTCCCCCGCATCGTTGCCAACCGGGCTCTGTGCGCATCGTCCTGAGGTCCGCCGCCGGCCACGCACTGGTCGACATCGCGGCGTCAGCGGTCGCCGCGTTCCTGCAGCGGACGGTCTCGCTGGTGCCCCCGGGGACGGAGAGCCTTCACATCGACATGGACCGTGCCCTCGCCGAGCTCACGGGCAGGCAGGACTGA
- a CDS encoding alpha/beta hydrolase encodes MHEPTPTAPIIVLVHGAFTDASSWAGVISLLHATGSTVRAPANPLRGLAQDAAYIRSVVRDIDVPVVLVGHGYGGAVITHAATDADNVIALCYVAAFGLDAGECVLDITSRFAPMPVADPTVTAALPARFPDGPESELYIRKERFPQMYAADLPSRVTSVMSVAQRPIARSALTGRSGPPAWASKQSWYAIAIADRMLNPTAQRFMAQRMAATEYVLDGSHAVVLSQPRAVAAMIREAAGQGTGRDDGDGLRPTF; translated from the coding sequence ATGCACGAACCCACCCCCACAGCGCCGATCATCGTGCTTGTACATGGGGCGTTCACCGATGCCTCATCCTGGGCGGGGGTCATCAGCCTCCTTCACGCCACCGGATCAACGGTGCGCGCCCCGGCGAACCCGCTGCGCGGCCTGGCGCAGGACGCCGCCTACATCAGGAGCGTGGTGCGCGACATCGACGTCCCCGTCGTGCTGGTCGGCCACGGCTACGGTGGCGCGGTCATCACACACGCCGCCACCGACGCAGACAACGTCATCGCGTTGTGCTACGTCGCGGCATTCGGCCTCGACGCCGGCGAGTGCGTCCTGGACATCACGAGCCGCTTCGCCCCCATGCCGGTGGCCGACCCGACCGTCACCGCCGCACTCCCCGCCCGGTTTCCCGACGGCCCGGAAAGCGAGCTGTACATCCGTAAGGAACGGTTCCCGCAGATGTACGCCGCCGACCTGCCCTCCCGCGTCACGAGTGTGATGTCCGTGGCACAGCGCCCGATCGCCCGGAGCGCACTGACCGGTAGATCCGGCCCGCCGGCATGGGCCTCCAAGCAGTCCTGGTACGCCATCGCGATCGCCGACCGGATGCTCAACCCCACCGCTCAGCGCTTCATGGCACAGCGGATGGCGGCGACCGAATATGTGCTGGACGGTTCGCACGCCGTTGTACTGTCGCAGCCCCGCGCCGTGGCAGCGATGATCCGGGAAGCCGCCGGACAGGGCACTGGGCGCGACGACGGCGATGGGCTTCGACCAACCTTCTGA
- a CDS encoding carbohydrate ABC transporter permease: MARARLWEPLAQWMFIVPAAAYLLLFFGYPIVKNIVMSFQQYTTTTFYTGAAPFVGLQNYAKILSSDLFSKALLTTVLFTAGSLVGQFVLGLGFALFFQRRFPLGRVLRSLLLLPWLLPLVVSATTWRWMLDPDTGVVNHALRGLHLSSSGIPWLTDTSQALVSVILINIWVGIPFNTTILYGGLQDIPTHLYEAAKLDGAGPLASFRHVTWPLLRPVVSVVLVLGVVYTVKVLDIILVVTGGGPANATETIATQSYELSFQQFEFGRGAAMSNVLIVISLAFALVYLRANRRARNV; this comes from the coding sequence GTGGCCCGGGCACGCCTTTGGGAGCCGCTCGCCCAGTGGATGTTCATCGTGCCCGCCGCGGCATACCTGCTGCTGTTCTTCGGCTACCCGATCGTCAAGAACATCGTGATGAGCTTCCAGCAGTACACGACCACGACGTTCTACACCGGTGCCGCGCCGTTCGTGGGGCTGCAGAACTACGCGAAGATCCTGTCGTCGGACCTGTTCTCCAAGGCCCTGCTGACCACGGTCCTGTTCACCGCTGGTTCGCTGGTCGGGCAGTTCGTGCTCGGCCTGGGCTTCGCCCTGTTCTTCCAGCGCCGTTTCCCGCTCGGCCGCGTTCTGCGGTCGCTCCTGTTGCTGCCGTGGCTGCTGCCGCTGGTCGTCTCCGCAACGACGTGGAGGTGGATGCTCGACCCCGACACGGGAGTCGTCAACCACGCGCTGCGCGGCCTCCATCTCTCGTCGTCCGGCATCCCCTGGCTCACCGACACCTCACAGGCGCTCGTGTCGGTGATCCTCATCAACATCTGGGTCGGAATCCCCTTCAACACCACGATCCTGTACGGCGGCCTGCAGGACATCCCGACGCATCTGTACGAGGCGGCGAAACTGGACGGCGCCGGCCCGCTGGCGTCGTTCCGCCATGTCACCTGGCCTCTGCTGAGGCCCGTGGTAAGCGTCGTGCTGGTCCTGGGCGTGGTCTACACGGTCAAGGTGCTGGACATCATCCTCGTGGTGACGGGCGGAGGACCGGCCAACGCCACAGAGACCATTGCCACCCAATCCTACGAACTGTCCTTTCAACAGTTCGAGTTCGGGCGCGGTGCCGCGATGAGCAACGTACTCATCGTCATCTCGCTCGCCTTCGCCCTCGTCTACCTGCGCGCCAACCGTCGCGCCCGGAACGTCTGA
- a CDS encoding carbohydrate ABC transporter permease has translation MKRAPGRGWPSTIVGIILLALMLFPVYWMVNASLQPAGNTLQGGWFPFHPDFSGYATALRDQGRNLVTSLVVALGSVTLSLGLAAPAAYALAHFPVRGTNLVLFGILITQMVPGIVVANALYSAYNDLGLLNSYLGLILADSTAGVPFAIIIMRSFMQSIPREIIEAARVDGAGKLRTFRSVALPMSTNALITAALFTFLFTWSDFLFALTLTTTETVRPITLGIYQYIGAHTNQWNAIMATAVLASIPAAVLLVVAQRYVTAGASSGAIK, from the coding sequence GTGAAGCGCGCACCGGGCCGTGGCTGGCCGTCCACCATCGTCGGGATCATCCTGCTCGCGCTGATGCTGTTTCCCGTCTACTGGATGGTGAACGCCTCCCTCCAGCCGGCGGGCAACACACTGCAGGGAGGCTGGTTCCCCTTCCACCCGGACTTCAGCGGTTACGCCACCGCGCTGCGCGATCAGGGACGCAACCTCGTCACCAGCCTCGTCGTAGCCCTCGGCAGCGTGACGCTCAGCCTCGGGCTCGCCGCCCCAGCGGCCTACGCACTGGCCCACTTCCCCGTCCGAGGAACCAACCTCGTGCTCTTCGGCATCCTGATCACCCAGATGGTGCCGGGCATCGTCGTGGCCAACGCGCTCTACAGCGCCTACAACGACCTGGGACTCCTGAACTCCTACCTCGGACTGATCCTCGCCGACTCCACCGCCGGGGTCCCCTTCGCGATCATCATCATGCGTTCGTTCATGCAGAGCATCCCCAGGGAGATCATCGAGGCCGCGCGCGTGGACGGCGCCGGGAAGCTGCGCACCTTCCGCTCCGTGGCACTCCCGATGAGCACCAACGCACTGATCACTGCCGCCCTCTTCACCTTCCTCTTCACCTGGAGCGACTTCCTCTTCGCCCTCACGCTGACCACCACGGAGACCGTACGGCCCATCACCCTGGGCATCTACCAGTACATCGGGGCTCACACGAACCAGTGGAACGCCATCATGGCCACCGCCGTTCTGGCATCCATCCCAGCGGCCGTGCTGCTCGTCGTCGCTCAGCGCTACGTCACCGCCGGCGCCTCCAGCGGAGCCATCAAGTAG
- a CDS encoding aldo/keto reductase, whose translation MQYRPLGRTGVQVSPLCLGAMMFGPWGNEDEADSIRIIHRALDAGINFVDTADVYSAGVSEEIVGKALKGRREDVFLATKFFMPMDQNDPNQRGGSRRWIIREVENSLRRLDTDHIDLYQVHRPSPDTDVAETLGALSDLVHQGKIRYIGSSSYSGSQIVEAQWTSRERHLERFVTEQPPYSILVRGIEEDVLPTARRHGMGTLTYSPLSGGWLSGRYRKNATEGPASAARPQARFDLSTSANQRKLDAVEQLALLAEKAGLTLIELAVAFVINHPGVTSAIIGPRTMDQLEAFLPAAHVTLSSDVLDAIDEIVPSGVTVNPVDNSYGDFELRADQRRR comes from the coding sequence ATGCAGTACCGACCGCTTGGCCGCACCGGTGTCCAGGTCAGCCCGCTCTGCCTGGGCGCGATGATGTTCGGCCCCTGGGGCAACGAGGACGAGGCCGACTCGATCCGGATCATCCACCGTGCCCTGGACGCGGGCATCAACTTCGTCGACACCGCGGACGTGTACTCCGCAGGCGTCTCGGAGGAGATCGTCGGCAAGGCCCTCAAGGGCCGCCGCGAGGACGTGTTCCTGGCGACCAAGTTCTTCATGCCAATGGACCAGAACGACCCCAACCAGCGAGGCGGCTCACGGCGCTGGATCATCCGCGAGGTCGAGAACTCCCTGCGCCGGCTCGACACCGACCACATCGACCTCTACCAGGTCCACCGCCCCAGCCCCGACACGGACGTCGCCGAGACCCTCGGCGCCCTCTCCGACCTCGTACACCAGGGCAAGATCCGCTACATCGGCTCCTCGTCCTACTCCGGCTCCCAGATCGTCGAGGCCCAGTGGACCTCGCGGGAGCGCCACCTGGAACGGTTCGTGACCGAGCAGCCGCCGTACTCGATCCTGGTCCGCGGCATCGAGGAGGACGTCCTGCCCACCGCGCGCCGCCACGGCATGGGCACCCTCACCTACAGCCCGCTCTCCGGCGGCTGGCTCTCGGGCCGCTACCGCAAGAACGCCACCGAGGGCCCCGCCTCCGCGGCACGCCCCCAGGCCCGCTTCGACTTGAGCACCTCCGCCAACCAGCGCAAGCTCGACGCCGTCGAACAGCTCGCACTCCTGGCCGAGAAAGCGGGCCTCACGCTGATCGAACTGGCCGTCGCCTTCGTCATCAACCACCCCGGCGTCACCTCGGCGATCATCGGACCGCGCACCATGGACCAGCTGGAGGCGTTCCTGCCCGCCGCCCACGTCACGCTGTCGTCCGACGTGCTCGACGCCATCGACGAGATCGTCCCGTCCGGCGTCACGGTCAACCCGGTCGACAACAGCTACGGCGACTTCGAACTGCGCGCCGACCAGCGACGCCGCTGA